Genomic segment of Saprospiraceae bacterium:
TTTATAGGACTAAATTAGTGAAGGCATGACTTTATTGGAAGAAAGTGATATTTTGTTGAATTCTAATGATTTAATTCGTCGAATTCAGTCTAAAGTTTTAAATTCGGATCGCATTACGCCTGAAGAGGGCTTGTATTTGTATGAGCATGCCAGTCTTTCCGAATTGGCTTATTTAGCAAATTACATTCGGGAGAACAAGCATGGTAATAAAAGTTTTTTTAACCGTAATTTTCATATAGAACCTACCAATGTCTGTGTCTATACCTGCTCTTTTTGTTCCTATTCGCGCTTGATAAAAAAGAGGGATGAAGGCTGGGAGTATACCCATGAGCAAATTATGGACATTGTGAAATCGTTTGACGATAAACCTGTTACAGAAGTTCATATTGTTGGTGGTGTTTTACCAAAATATGATGTAGACTTTTATATGAATCTTTTTAAGGCAATCAAGATTCACAGACCTGAATTGCATATTAAAGCACTTACCCCGGTTGAGTTTCATTACATATTCAAGAAAGCGAAGATTTCTTATGAAGAAGGCATGGAGCGCATGCTCCAAGCAGGATTGGATTCCTTGCCTGGTGGAGGTGCAGAAATTTTTGATGAAGTACTTCGTGAAAAGATTGCGGGTGGAAAATGCAGTTCAGAGGAATGGCTGCGAATTCATGAAATCTGGCATGGCCTTGGTAAAAAATCAAATGCCACGATTTTATACGGACATCTTGAAACCTATGCCCATCGGATCGATCATTTAGAGCGATTGCGAGTACTGCAAGATAAAACAGGAGGTTTTCAAACGTTTATCCCTTTAAAATTCAGAAATAAGGATAATGAAATGTCGTATTTGCCTGAAGTTAGTATTTTGGAAGACTTAAGAAATTATGCGGTGTCCAGAATTTATCTAGACAATTTTGAGCACATTAAAGCCTATTGGCCCATGTTGGGAAGGACAAATGCACAACTCAGTTTATCGTTTGGAGTCGATGATTTGGATGGGACCATTGATGATACTACTAAAATTTATTCGATGGCGGGATCAGAAGAACTAAATCCTGCAATGAGTACCGGGGAGTTGGTGCAATTGATTCAACAAGTTGGACGTACGGCTGTTGAACGGGATTCTGTATATAATATCATTAAAGAATATCATGAAGGAGACCTCGTTAATGCCAATCCATATAATTTTTACAATTTGCCAGTAGTGTAGTATGCATACTAAAAAAATGTTTATTCTTCGCCATGGTGAAACGGATCAAAACAGGAATGGCATTGTACAAGGGAGAGGCATTAATTCTACTTTAAATGAAACGGGTATCCATCAATCGAAAGCGTTTTACCATCAGTATAAAAACATTCAGTTTGATCATGTCCGTTGCTCAAGCCAACAAAGAAGTTACCAAACCATCCAACATTTTGATTCGTCAGACAGGCCAATCCTTCGTGACAGCAGATTGGATGAAATTGGTTGGGGAGAACATGAAGGGAAGGCAGGAGATCCGGAATTAATGGAAAAATATTATCGAATTATAAATTCCTGGTCCAATGGAAATTATTCTGATGCTGCACATGGTGGTGAAAGTGCATTGGAATTGAGTTTGCGTCTTCAGTCCTTTTTAGAAGAGGTTCATAATTTGGATTTTAAAATTGCTTTAATTTGTACGCATGGAAGGACCTTGCGTGCCCTGATATGCCTTTTAAAAAAGCAAGAACTCATGCATATGGAGTTGGTTTACCACAGCAATACCGGTTTGTATGTTGCAGAATTCAATAACAACGATTGGCAAATCATTTTAGAAAATGATTGCAACCATTTATCTAAAAGTATCGAACGTTGAGAGTAGCTTGTGTTGAGTATCTGAATGCCTTGCCATTTACAGATGCTTTAGAATCGTTGTTTGAAAAAAATCAACTCAATTATATAAATGCAGTTCCATCGAATTGTGCCAATTTATTAAAAACAGGAGCGGTAGATTTGGCTTTATTGCCCATTGGGGCCATTTCAGATTTTGAAAAACTGTATTTAATTTCAGATTTTTGCATTGCTTGTGTTGGGCCGGTTCGAACGGTTAAATTATTTTCAAATCAAGCCATTGAGTCCATTGATGCAATTTTATTAGATCATGCTTCCAGGACTTCTAATGAATTATTAAGAATTTTACTTAAAGATTATTGGAAAAATTCCTCAATAAAATTAATAAAGGAATCAGATGAAATACCAAATGTAGAATTTGCAAAATTAAAAATAGGGGATGCTGCATTTGAACTGGAAGGTAGGTATGCCTATGAATATGATTTAGGTGAAATCTGGTATGCTTTAACCGGATTGCCTTTTGTGTTTGCAGTTTGGGTAGCTACCAAGCAAATTCCCAAAGAGCTACAAAATATTTTAAATGAGGCATTTAAAAAAAGCATTGCATCTATAAATCAGCTCATTTATAAAAAAGAGGAATACAATTCACAAATTCTTGAAACGTATTTTAAACAAAACATTCATTATGAATTGGATGTGAATAAAAAGGAGGGAATGAAGCAATTTTTAAATCGAGCTGGAATTTCAAATTGTTTAATAGATTAAACATACGCCTTTTCCGATTCATCCAGCTGACTAGTAATTTTTTATATATATGTTTTATTAATATGTTACAAGTTTTTGATTATCAGATGCTTATTGTGATAAAAAAAAATGAAAGATTTGAATCAAGTCCATTTATTTTTTGCAATTTTGCAATCCTTTTAAAGTAAATTAGAGTCCATCCCAAAAATCGATTTAAATTTTACTTTGGAACCAATCGTAGTGCATAGTATCAGTGATCCTGTTATTGTCTGGAATAACATTCTGAATTTAATTCGGAATTCTGTGCCTAAGGAAAATTTTAGAAAGTGGTTTGAGCCCATTGTTCCTGTTAAGTTGGTTGATCAATCCTTGACCATTCAGGTACCTAATAAATTTTTTTATGATTGGATTGAATCACATTTTTTATCGCTATTAAGATCTTGTGTTCGTAAAGAGTTAGGTGATCGAGGTAAATTGGAGTATCAAATCTTGATGGAAGATTATCAGAAGCCCCAATTGCTATCAAAAACGAAAGTCAGTCAACAACATGATTTTGAAGATCCGGGAGTTATAACCAATCCGTTTGTGATACCCGGTATTAAAAAAGTGAAAATTGAAACCAATCTTTCACCAGCCTATCAATTTGAAAATTTTATTGAAGGCAATTGCAATCGGGTAGCCAGGCAGGCAGGAATTCATATTTCCCAAAAACCTGGAAACATGTTTAATCCCCTGGTCATTTATGGGAATGCCGCTTTAGGCAAGTCACATCTTATGCAAGCCATTGGGAATGCAGTATTAAAGCAATTTCCTGAAAAGACGGTATTATATACCAATGCAGAAAAATTTACAAACCAGTTTATCAGTTCGGTAAAGAATAACACGGTCAGTGATTTTTCGAATTTCTATCATAACCTGGATGT
This window contains:
- a CDS encoding histidine phosphatase family protein gives rise to the protein MHTKKMFILRHGETDQNRNGIVQGRGINSTLNETGIHQSKAFYHQYKNIQFDHVRCSSQQRSYQTIQHFDSSDRPILRDSRLDEIGWGEHEGKAGDPELMEKYYRIINSWSNGNYSDAAHGGESALELSLRLQSFLEEVHNLDFKIALICTHGRTLRALICLLKKQELMHMELVYHSNTGLYVAEFNNNDWQIILENDCNHLSKSIER
- a CDS encoding CofH family radical SAM protein, producing the protein MTLLEESDILLNSNDLIRRIQSKVLNSDRITPEEGLYLYEHASLSELAYLANYIRENKHGNKSFFNRNFHIEPTNVCVYTCSFCSYSRLIKKRDEGWEYTHEQIMDIVKSFDDKPVTEVHIVGGVLPKYDVDFYMNLFKAIKIHRPELHIKALTPVEFHYIFKKAKISYEEGMERMLQAGLDSLPGGGAEIFDEVLREKIAGGKCSSEEWLRIHEIWHGLGKKSNATILYGHLETYAHRIDHLERLRVLQDKTGGFQTFIPLKFRNKDNEMSYLPEVSILEDLRNYAVSRIYLDNFEHIKAYWPMLGRTNAQLSLSFGVDDLDGTIDDTTKIYSMAGSEELNPAMSTGELVQLIQQVGRTAVERDSVYNIIKEYHEGDLVNANPYNFYNLPVV
- a CDS encoding menaquinone biosynthesis protein; the protein is MRVACVEYLNALPFTDALESLFEKNQLNYINAVPSNCANLLKTGAVDLALLPIGAISDFEKLYLISDFCIACVGPVRTVKLFSNQAIESIDAILLDHASRTSNELLRILLKDYWKNSSIKLIKESDEIPNVEFAKLKIGDAAFELEGRYAYEYDLGEIWYALTGLPFVFAVWVATKQIPKELQNILNEAFKKSIASINQLIYKKEEYNSQILETYFKQNIHYELDVNKKEGMKQFLNRAGISNCLID